A portion of the Pseudorasbora parva isolate DD20220531a chromosome 1, ASM2467924v1, whole genome shotgun sequence genome contains these proteins:
- the chpf2 gene encoding chondroitin sulfate glucuronyltransferase isoform X2: MRLSSFLAVFRPALPLILGLSLGCSLSLLMVSWTQGETDESCGDELGNGRLIHSGHIKDLQDGQDGDGNEDFQPRVVPYHKDPNKPHKKVLRTRYIHTELGIRERLLVGILSSRATLNTLGVAVNKTDDTYTQAERVMELVNHLSAGQDMYMGRAEEFIGGEERARYCHGGYGYLLSRSLLARLQPHLDSCRNDILSVRPDEWLGRCIIDYLGLSCVEKHQEMTYRYFELQKNVDPEREDSAQFKSAFTVHPVSEPVLMYRLHKRYNQIELDWTYAQIQQIQNQINNISELTPEGKAGATWPIGINPPFRPKTRFEVINWEYFTEEHIYSCADSSPKCELRGADRADVNSVLETAVGRLNERYQPQLRFRKRRLLNGYRRFDPTRGMEYVLDLALEAFTQKGHSQVIAKRVSLLKPLSAVEIIPMPYVTEATRVQVILPVTAHDQDFVGNFLDMYVMNALDTHDNALLTFLFVYDPFDAQRVSQTDVFAGVKAMIGEVEKRYNDVKIPWISVKTEVPSQVKLMDIISKKHPVDTLFFLASVWTEVNADFLNRCRMNAISNWQVFFPIHFQEYSPALVYRDQQPSASSSFASETLRDGHFDRHVFEEACFYNADYMAARTKMAADILDNDELLESMDVYEIFVRYSGLHVFRAVEPALVQKYVHRECNPRFSEDIYHRCVLSNLEGLASRSHLAIALFEQEQANST; the protein is encoded by the exons ATGCGCCTGTCTTCTTTCCTGGCTGTTTTCCGGCCTGCTCTGCCTCTCATCCTGGGCCTCTCTTTGGGCTGTAGCCTCAGTCTCCTGATGGTGTCCTGGACACAGGGGGAGACTGATGAGTCTTGTGGAGATGAACTGGGAAATGGGAGACTCATACACAGTGGTCATATCAAGGATCTACAGGATGGACAAGACGGGGATGGGAATGAGGACTTCCAGCCTCGCGTTGTGCCCTATCACAAGGACCCCAACAAACCACATAAGAAAGTTCTCAG GACTCGCTACATCCACACAGAGCTGGGCATCCGAGAACGGCTCCTGGTGGGCATCCTGAGCTCACGTGCCACTCTGAACACGCTTGGGGTGGCAGTCAACAAAACG GATGATACGTACACTCAAGCTGAAAGGGTCATGGAGCTGGTTAATCATCTTAGTGCGGGACAGGATATGTACATGGGACGAGCAGAGGAGTTTATCGGTGGTGAAGAACGTGCCCGATATTGCCATGGTGGATATGGGTATCTGTTGTCACGTAGCCTGCTAGCCCGACTGCAGCCCCACCTGGACTCTTGTCGAAATGACATCCTCAGCGTCAGGCCAGATGAGTGGCTCGGTCGCTGCATCATCGATTATCTGGGTCTTAGCTGTGTGGAGAAGCATCAG GAGATGACCTACCGTTATTTTGAGCTTCAGAAGAACGTGGACCCTGAGCGAGAAGACAGTGCACAGTTTAAAAGCGCCTTCACTGTCCACCCCGTGTCTGAACCTGTTCTTATGTATCGCCTACACAAACGCTATAACCAGATTGAACTGGACTGGACCTATGCACAAATTCAGCAGATACAG AATCAGATAAATAACATAAGTGAGCTCACTCCAGAGGGCAAAGCTGGAGCCACATGGCCCATCGGAATCAACCCACCCTTCAGACCCAAAACCCGCTTTGAGGTGATCAACTGGGAATACTTCACTGAAGAGCACATTTATTCATGTGCGGACAGCTCTCCGAAGTGTGAGCTTCGTGGTGCGGACCGGGCAGATGTCAATTCGGTCCTGGAGACTGCAGTGGGCCGTCTGAACGAACGATATCAGCCCCAGTTGCGCTTCCGTAAGCGGCGTCTGCTGAATGGGTACCGACGCTTCGACCCCACGCGAGGCATGGAGTATGTGCTGGATTTGGCCCTGGAAGCCTTTACGCAGAAGGGTCACAGTCAGGTCATCGCCAAACGGGTGAGTCTGCTGAAGCCGCTCAGTGCTGTCGAGATCATCCCTATGCCATATGTTACAGAAGCAACGCGAGTACAGGTGATCCTCCCTGTGACGGCACACGATCAAGACTTTGTGGGTAACTTCCTTGACATGTATGTCATGAATGCTCTGGATACCCATGACAATGCTCTGCTCACCTTCTTGTTTGTGTATGACCCCTTCGATGCCCAGCGAGTCAGCCAGACGGACGTCTTTGCCGGTGTCAAAGCCATGATTGGTGAGGTAGAGAAACGTTACAATGATGTAAAGATTCCTTGGATCAGTGTAAAGACTGAAGTTCCCTCACAGGTCAAGCTGATGGACATCATCTCCAAGAAGCACCCAGTCGACACCCTGTTCTTCCTGGCCAGTGTATGGACTGAGGTCAACGCTGACTTCCTCAACCGCTGCCGTATGAACGCTATCAGCAATTGGCAGGTCTTCTTCCCAATCCACTTTCAAGAGTACAGTCCCGCTCTGGTCTATCGTGACCAACAACCTTCTGCCTCTTCATCGTTTGCATCTGAGACGCTGCGCGATGGCCACTTTGACCGCCATGTCTTTGAAGAAGCCTGCTTCTACAATGCAGATTACATGGCTGCACGGACAAAGATGGCGGCTGACATCTTGGACAATGATGAATTGCTTGAGAGCATGGACGTCTACGAGATCTTTGTCCGCTACTCCGGGTTGCATGTGTTTCGGGCTGTCGAGCCAGCGCTAGTTCAGAAATACGTGCACAGGGAATGTAACCCACGGTTCAGCGAGGACATCTATCACCGATGTGTTCTCAGTAATCTCGAGGGGCTGGCCTCTCGATCACACCTAGCAATAGCTTTGTTTGAACAGGAGCAGGCCAACAGCACCTGA
- the smarcd3b gene encoding SWI/SNF-related matrix-associated actin-dependent regulator of chromatin subfamily D member 3b isoform X4: MASEETAGGARKATKSKLFEFLVHGVRPGMPSGARMPHQGAPMGPPGPPYGGNAAVRPGLNNQTMEASRKRPAPSQQQMQQQQAVQSRNRNAKRRKMADKILPQRIRELVPESQAYMDLLAFERKLDQTIMRKRVDIQEALKRPMKQKRKLRLYISNTFNPAKPDAEDSEGSIASWELRVEGKLLDDPGKMKRKFSSFFKSLVIELDKDLYGPDNHLVEWHRTATTQETDGFQVKRPGDVNVRCTLLLMLDYQPPQFKLDPRLARLLGIHTQTRSSIIQALWQYVKTNKLQDSHDKEYINCDKYFQQIFDCPRLKFSEIPQRLTNLLLPPDPIVINHIISVDPNDQKKTACYDIDVEVEDPLKAQMSSFLLSTANQQEIASLDNKIHETIESINQLKIQRDFMLSFSRDPKGYIQDWLKSQSRDLKLMTDVVGNPEEERRAEFYHQPWSQEAVSRYFYCKIQQRRQELEQALAMRNT, encoded by the exons ATGGCTTCGGAGGAGACCGCTGGAGGAGCTCGCAAAGCCACCAAGAGCAAACTATTTGAGTTCCTCGTCCATGGAGTG AGGCCTGGCATGCCATCAGGAGCACGAATGCCTCATCAGGGGGCCCCAATGGGACCTCCAGGGCCACCATATGGAGGGAACGCTGCTGTCCGGCCTGGACTTAACAATCAGACCATGGAGGCCAGTCGCAAAAGGCCAGCTCCTTCACAGCAGCAGATGCAACAGCAGCAGGCCGTACAGAGTCGAAACAGGAA TGCCAAGAGGAGGAAGATGGCTGATAAGATCCTTCCACAAAGG ATTCGTGAGCTTGTTCCGGAGTCACAGGCGTATATGGATCTCTTGGCATTCGAGCGCAAATTAGACCAGACCATAATGCGAAAACGGGTGGACATCCAAGAGGCACTCAAGAGACCCATGAAG CAAAAGCGAAAACTGCGTCTCTACATCTCCAACACGTTTAACCCTGCCAAGCCTGATGCAGAGGACTCTGAAGGCAGCATTGCATCCTGGGAGCTGCGTGTGGAGGGCAAACTGCTGGATGAT CCAGGCAAGATGAAGAGGAAGTTCTCCTCATTCTTCAAGAGTTTGGTGATTGAGCTTGACAAAGACCTTTACGGCCCTGATAACCATTTGGTTGAG TGGCATCGAACCGCAACCACTCAGGAGACAGATGGTTTCCAGGTAAAGAGGCCTGGAGATGTTAACGTGCGCTGCACCCTGCTGTTAATGCTGGATTATCAG CCCCCTCAGTTTAAGCTTGATCCGCGTTTGGCTCGTCTGCTCGggatacacacacagactcgcTCCAGTATCATACAGGCCCTCTGGCAGTATGTCAAAACCAACAAACTGCAGGACTCACATGACAAGGAGTACATCAACTGTGACAAGTATTTCCAACAG ATCTTTGACTGTCCACGCCTGAAGTTCTCTGAAATTCCACAGCGCCTCACCAACCTTCTACTGCCCCCCGACCCTATTGTCATCAACCACATCATTAG tgtcgaCCCTAATGATCAGAAAAAGACGGCCTGCTATGACATTGATGTAGAGGTGGAAGATCCCCTTAAAGCACAAATGAGCAGCTTCCTGCTCTCCACAGCCAATCAGCAAGAGATCGCCTCTTTGGACAACAAG ATCCACGAGACTATTGAGTCCATCAATCAGCTGAAGATTCAGAGAGATTTCATGCTCAGTTTCTCCAGGGATCCCAAAGGCTACATTCAAGACTGGCTCAAATCCCAGAGCAGAGATCTGAAG CTGATGACAGATGTTGTTGGGAACccagaggaagagaggagagcaGAGTTTTATCATCAGCCTTGGTCTCAGGAGGCTGTCAGCCGTTACTTCTACTGCAAG ATTCAGCAGAGGAGGCAGGAGCTGGAGCAAGCCTTGGCCATGAGGAACACCTAG
- the smarcd3b gene encoding SWI/SNF-related matrix-associated actin-dependent regulator of chromatin subfamily D member 3b isoform X2, giving the protein MERKRPGMPSGARMPHQGAPMGPPGPPYGGNAAVRPGLNNQTMEASRKRPAPSQQQMQQQQAVQSRNRKKPVGFPGPNEMPGRQMDMREAQSDPTLGSNAKRRKMADKILPQRIRELVPESQAYMDLLAFERKLDQTIMRKRVDIQEALKRPMKQKRKLRLYISNTFNPAKPDAEDSEGSIASWELRVEGKLLDDPGKMKRKFSSFFKSLVIELDKDLYGPDNHLVEWHRTATTQETDGFQVKRPGDVNVRCTLLLMLDYQPPQFKLDPRLARLLGIHTQTRSSIIQALWQYVKTNKLQDSHDKEYINCDKYFQQIFDCPRLKFSEIPQRLTNLLLPPDPIVINHIISVDPNDQKKTACYDIDVEVEDPLKAQMSSFLLSTANQQEIASLDNKIHETIESINQLKIQRDFMLSFSRDPKGYIQDWLKSQSRDLKLMTDVVGNPEEERRAEFYHQPWSQEAVSRYFYCKIQQRRQELEQALAMRNT; this is encoded by the exons AGGCCTGGCATGCCATCAGGAGCACGAATGCCTCATCAGGGGGCCCCAATGGGACCTCCAGGGCCACCATATGGAGGGAACGCTGCTGTCCGGCCTGGACTTAACAATCAGACCATGGAGGCCAGTCGCAAAAGGCCAGCTCCTTCACAGCAGCAGATGCAACAGCAGCAGGCCGTACAGAGTCGAAACAGGAA GAAGCCTGTGGGATTTCCTGGACCAAATGAGATGCCAGGGAGGCAGATGGACATGAGAGAGGCCCAGTCAGATCCCACACTCGGATCAAA TGCCAAGAGGAGGAAGATGGCTGATAAGATCCTTCCACAAAGG ATTCGTGAGCTTGTTCCGGAGTCACAGGCGTATATGGATCTCTTGGCATTCGAGCGCAAATTAGACCAGACCATAATGCGAAAACGGGTGGACATCCAAGAGGCACTCAAGAGACCCATGAAG CAAAAGCGAAAACTGCGTCTCTACATCTCCAACACGTTTAACCCTGCCAAGCCTGATGCAGAGGACTCTGAAGGCAGCATTGCATCCTGGGAGCTGCGTGTGGAGGGCAAACTGCTGGATGAT CCAGGCAAGATGAAGAGGAAGTTCTCCTCATTCTTCAAGAGTTTGGTGATTGAGCTTGACAAAGACCTTTACGGCCCTGATAACCATTTGGTTGAG TGGCATCGAACCGCAACCACTCAGGAGACAGATGGTTTCCAGGTAAAGAGGCCTGGAGATGTTAACGTGCGCTGCACCCTGCTGTTAATGCTGGATTATCAG CCCCCTCAGTTTAAGCTTGATCCGCGTTTGGCTCGTCTGCTCGggatacacacacagactcgcTCCAGTATCATACAGGCCCTCTGGCAGTATGTCAAAACCAACAAACTGCAGGACTCACATGACAAGGAGTACATCAACTGTGACAAGTATTTCCAACAG ATCTTTGACTGTCCACGCCTGAAGTTCTCTGAAATTCCACAGCGCCTCACCAACCTTCTACTGCCCCCCGACCCTATTGTCATCAACCACATCATTAG tgtcgaCCCTAATGATCAGAAAAAGACGGCCTGCTATGACATTGATGTAGAGGTGGAAGATCCCCTTAAAGCACAAATGAGCAGCTTCCTGCTCTCCACAGCCAATCAGCAAGAGATCGCCTCTTTGGACAACAAG ATCCACGAGACTATTGAGTCCATCAATCAGCTGAAGATTCAGAGAGATTTCATGCTCAGTTTCTCCAGGGATCCCAAAGGCTACATTCAAGACTGGCTCAAATCCCAGAGCAGAGATCTGAAG CTGATGACAGATGTTGTTGGGAACccagaggaagagaggagagcaGAGTTTTATCATCAGCCTTGGTCTCAGGAGGCTGTCAGCCGTTACTTCTACTGCAAG ATTCAGCAGAGGAGGCAGGAGCTGGAGCAAGCCTTGGCCATGAGGAACACCTAG
- the smarcd3b gene encoding SWI/SNF-related matrix-associated actin-dependent regulator of chromatin subfamily D member 3b isoform X1 has product MASEETAGGARKATKSKLFEFLVHGVRPGMPSGARMPHQGAPMGPPGPPYGGNAAVRPGLNNQTMEASRKRPAPSQQQMQQQQAVQSRNRKKPVGFPGPNEMPGRQMDMREAQSDPTLGSNAKRRKMADKILPQRIRELVPESQAYMDLLAFERKLDQTIMRKRVDIQEALKRPMKQKRKLRLYISNTFNPAKPDAEDSEGSIASWELRVEGKLLDDPGKMKRKFSSFFKSLVIELDKDLYGPDNHLVEWHRTATTQETDGFQVKRPGDVNVRCTLLLMLDYQPPQFKLDPRLARLLGIHTQTRSSIIQALWQYVKTNKLQDSHDKEYINCDKYFQQIFDCPRLKFSEIPQRLTNLLLPPDPIVINHIISVDPNDQKKTACYDIDVEVEDPLKAQMSSFLLSTANQQEIASLDNKIHETIESINQLKIQRDFMLSFSRDPKGYIQDWLKSQSRDLKLMTDVVGNPEEERRAEFYHQPWSQEAVSRYFYCKIQQRRQELEQALAMRNT; this is encoded by the exons ATGGCTTCGGAGGAGACCGCTGGAGGAGCTCGCAAAGCCACCAAGAGCAAACTATTTGAGTTCCTCGTCCATGGAGTG AGGCCTGGCATGCCATCAGGAGCACGAATGCCTCATCAGGGGGCCCCAATGGGACCTCCAGGGCCACCATATGGAGGGAACGCTGCTGTCCGGCCTGGACTTAACAATCAGACCATGGAGGCCAGTCGCAAAAGGCCAGCTCCTTCACAGCAGCAGATGCAACAGCAGCAGGCCGTACAGAGTCGAAACAGGAA GAAGCCTGTGGGATTTCCTGGACCAAATGAGATGCCAGGGAGGCAGATGGACATGAGAGAGGCCCAGTCAGATCCCACACTCGGATCAAA TGCCAAGAGGAGGAAGATGGCTGATAAGATCCTTCCACAAAGG ATTCGTGAGCTTGTTCCGGAGTCACAGGCGTATATGGATCTCTTGGCATTCGAGCGCAAATTAGACCAGACCATAATGCGAAAACGGGTGGACATCCAAGAGGCACTCAAGAGACCCATGAAG CAAAAGCGAAAACTGCGTCTCTACATCTCCAACACGTTTAACCCTGCCAAGCCTGATGCAGAGGACTCTGAAGGCAGCATTGCATCCTGGGAGCTGCGTGTGGAGGGCAAACTGCTGGATGAT CCAGGCAAGATGAAGAGGAAGTTCTCCTCATTCTTCAAGAGTTTGGTGATTGAGCTTGACAAAGACCTTTACGGCCCTGATAACCATTTGGTTGAG TGGCATCGAACCGCAACCACTCAGGAGACAGATGGTTTCCAGGTAAAGAGGCCTGGAGATGTTAACGTGCGCTGCACCCTGCTGTTAATGCTGGATTATCAG CCCCCTCAGTTTAAGCTTGATCCGCGTTTGGCTCGTCTGCTCGggatacacacacagactcgcTCCAGTATCATACAGGCCCTCTGGCAGTATGTCAAAACCAACAAACTGCAGGACTCACATGACAAGGAGTACATCAACTGTGACAAGTATTTCCAACAG ATCTTTGACTGTCCACGCCTGAAGTTCTCTGAAATTCCACAGCGCCTCACCAACCTTCTACTGCCCCCCGACCCTATTGTCATCAACCACATCATTAG tgtcgaCCCTAATGATCAGAAAAAGACGGCCTGCTATGACATTGATGTAGAGGTGGAAGATCCCCTTAAAGCACAAATGAGCAGCTTCCTGCTCTCCACAGCCAATCAGCAAGAGATCGCCTCTTTGGACAACAAG ATCCACGAGACTATTGAGTCCATCAATCAGCTGAAGATTCAGAGAGATTTCATGCTCAGTTTCTCCAGGGATCCCAAAGGCTACATTCAAGACTGGCTCAAATCCCAGAGCAGAGATCTGAAG CTGATGACAGATGTTGTTGGGAACccagaggaagagaggagagcaGAGTTTTATCATCAGCCTTGGTCTCAGGAGGCTGTCAGCCGTTACTTCTACTGCAAG ATTCAGCAGAGGAGGCAGGAGCTGGAGCAAGCCTTGGCCATGAGGAACACCTAG
- the smarcd3b gene encoding SWI/SNF-related matrix-associated actin-dependent regulator of chromatin subfamily D member 3b isoform X3: MPSGARMPHQGAPMGPPGPPYGGNAAVRPGLNNQTMEASRKRPAPSQQQMQQQQAVQSRNRKKPVGFPGPNEMPGRQMDMREAQSDPTLGSNAKRRKMADKILPQRIRELVPESQAYMDLLAFERKLDQTIMRKRVDIQEALKRPMKQKRKLRLYISNTFNPAKPDAEDSEGSIASWELRVEGKLLDDPGKMKRKFSSFFKSLVIELDKDLYGPDNHLVEWHRTATTQETDGFQVKRPGDVNVRCTLLLMLDYQPPQFKLDPRLARLLGIHTQTRSSIIQALWQYVKTNKLQDSHDKEYINCDKYFQQIFDCPRLKFSEIPQRLTNLLLPPDPIVINHIISVDPNDQKKTACYDIDVEVEDPLKAQMSSFLLSTANQQEIASLDNKIHETIESINQLKIQRDFMLSFSRDPKGYIQDWLKSQSRDLKLMTDVVGNPEEERRAEFYHQPWSQEAVSRYFYCKIQQRRQELEQALAMRNT; encoded by the exons ATGCCATCAGGAGCACGAATGCCTCATCAGGGGGCCCCAATGGGACCTCCAGGGCCACCATATGGAGGGAACGCTGCTGTCCGGCCTGGACTTAACAATCAGACCATGGAGGCCAGTCGCAAAAGGCCAGCTCCTTCACAGCAGCAGATGCAACAGCAGCAGGCCGTACAGAGTCGAAACAGGAA GAAGCCTGTGGGATTTCCTGGACCAAATGAGATGCCAGGGAGGCAGATGGACATGAGAGAGGCCCAGTCAGATCCCACACTCGGATCAAA TGCCAAGAGGAGGAAGATGGCTGATAAGATCCTTCCACAAAGG ATTCGTGAGCTTGTTCCGGAGTCACAGGCGTATATGGATCTCTTGGCATTCGAGCGCAAATTAGACCAGACCATAATGCGAAAACGGGTGGACATCCAAGAGGCACTCAAGAGACCCATGAAG CAAAAGCGAAAACTGCGTCTCTACATCTCCAACACGTTTAACCCTGCCAAGCCTGATGCAGAGGACTCTGAAGGCAGCATTGCATCCTGGGAGCTGCGTGTGGAGGGCAAACTGCTGGATGAT CCAGGCAAGATGAAGAGGAAGTTCTCCTCATTCTTCAAGAGTTTGGTGATTGAGCTTGACAAAGACCTTTACGGCCCTGATAACCATTTGGTTGAG TGGCATCGAACCGCAACCACTCAGGAGACAGATGGTTTCCAGGTAAAGAGGCCTGGAGATGTTAACGTGCGCTGCACCCTGCTGTTAATGCTGGATTATCAG CCCCCTCAGTTTAAGCTTGATCCGCGTTTGGCTCGTCTGCTCGggatacacacacagactcgcTCCAGTATCATACAGGCCCTCTGGCAGTATGTCAAAACCAACAAACTGCAGGACTCACATGACAAGGAGTACATCAACTGTGACAAGTATTTCCAACAG ATCTTTGACTGTCCACGCCTGAAGTTCTCTGAAATTCCACAGCGCCTCACCAACCTTCTACTGCCCCCCGACCCTATTGTCATCAACCACATCATTAG tgtcgaCCCTAATGATCAGAAAAAGACGGCCTGCTATGACATTGATGTAGAGGTGGAAGATCCCCTTAAAGCACAAATGAGCAGCTTCCTGCTCTCCACAGCCAATCAGCAAGAGATCGCCTCTTTGGACAACAAG ATCCACGAGACTATTGAGTCCATCAATCAGCTGAAGATTCAGAGAGATTTCATGCTCAGTTTCTCCAGGGATCCCAAAGGCTACATTCAAGACTGGCTCAAATCCCAGAGCAGAGATCTGAAG CTGATGACAGATGTTGTTGGGAACccagaggaagagaggagagcaGAGTTTTATCATCAGCCTTGGTCTCAGGAGGCTGTCAGCCGTTACTTCTACTGCAAG ATTCAGCAGAGGAGGCAGGAGCTGGAGCAAGCCTTGGCCATGAGGAACACCTAG
- the chpf2 gene encoding chondroitin sulfate glucuronyltransferase isoform X1 produces MRLSSFLAVFRPALPLILGLSLGCSLSLLMVSWTQGETDESCGDELGNGRLIHSGHIKDLQDGQDGDGNEDFQPRVVPYHKDPNKPHKKVLRTRYIHTELGIRERLLVGILSSRATLNTLGVAVNKTVAHHFHRTFFFTGLRSAKAPHGMAVVAHGDDRPVWLMYETIRHLHQQHGNEYDWFYLAQDDTYTQAERVMELVNHLSAGQDMYMGRAEEFIGGEERARYCHGGYGYLLSRSLLARLQPHLDSCRNDILSVRPDEWLGRCIIDYLGLSCVEKHQEMTYRYFELQKNVDPEREDSAQFKSAFTVHPVSEPVLMYRLHKRYNQIELDWTYAQIQQIQNQINNISELTPEGKAGATWPIGINPPFRPKTRFEVINWEYFTEEHIYSCADSSPKCELRGADRADVNSVLETAVGRLNERYQPQLRFRKRRLLNGYRRFDPTRGMEYVLDLALEAFTQKGHSQVIAKRVSLLKPLSAVEIIPMPYVTEATRVQVILPVTAHDQDFVGNFLDMYVMNALDTHDNALLTFLFVYDPFDAQRVSQTDVFAGVKAMIGEVEKRYNDVKIPWISVKTEVPSQVKLMDIISKKHPVDTLFFLASVWTEVNADFLNRCRMNAISNWQVFFPIHFQEYSPALVYRDQQPSASSSFASETLRDGHFDRHVFEEACFYNADYMAARTKMAADILDNDELLESMDVYEIFVRYSGLHVFRAVEPALVQKYVHRECNPRFSEDIYHRCVLSNLEGLASRSHLAIALFEQEQANST; encoded by the exons ATGCGCCTGTCTTCTTTCCTGGCTGTTTTCCGGCCTGCTCTGCCTCTCATCCTGGGCCTCTCTTTGGGCTGTAGCCTCAGTCTCCTGATGGTGTCCTGGACACAGGGGGAGACTGATGAGTCTTGTGGAGATGAACTGGGAAATGGGAGACTCATACACAGTGGTCATATCAAGGATCTACAGGATGGACAAGACGGGGATGGGAATGAGGACTTCCAGCCTCGCGTTGTGCCCTATCACAAGGACCCCAACAAACCACATAAGAAAGTTCTCAG GACTCGCTACATCCACACAGAGCTGGGCATCCGAGAACGGCTCCTGGTGGGCATCCTGAGCTCACGTGCCACTCTGAACACGCTTGGGGTGGCAGTCAACAAAACGGTAGCTCACCATTTCCACCGTACCTTCTTTTTCACTGGCTTACGGAGTGCAAAGGCACCACACGGCATGGCTGTTGTTGCTCATGGTGATGATCGACCCGTCTGGCTGATGTATGAAACTATACGGCACCTTCACCAACAACATGGCAATGAATATGACTGGTTTTACCTTGCACAGGATGATACGTACACTCAAGCTGAAAGGGTCATGGAGCTGGTTAATCATCTTAGTGCGGGACAGGATATGTACATGGGACGAGCAGAGGAGTTTATCGGTGGTGAAGAACGTGCCCGATATTGCCATGGTGGATATGGGTATCTGTTGTCACGTAGCCTGCTAGCCCGACTGCAGCCCCACCTGGACTCTTGTCGAAATGACATCCTCAGCGTCAGGCCAGATGAGTGGCTCGGTCGCTGCATCATCGATTATCTGGGTCTTAGCTGTGTGGAGAAGCATCAG GAGATGACCTACCGTTATTTTGAGCTTCAGAAGAACGTGGACCCTGAGCGAGAAGACAGTGCACAGTTTAAAAGCGCCTTCACTGTCCACCCCGTGTCTGAACCTGTTCTTATGTATCGCCTACACAAACGCTATAACCAGATTGAACTGGACTGGACCTATGCACAAATTCAGCAGATACAG AATCAGATAAATAACATAAGTGAGCTCACTCCAGAGGGCAAAGCTGGAGCCACATGGCCCATCGGAATCAACCCACCCTTCAGACCCAAAACCCGCTTTGAGGTGATCAACTGGGAATACTTCACTGAAGAGCACATTTATTCATGTGCGGACAGCTCTCCGAAGTGTGAGCTTCGTGGTGCGGACCGGGCAGATGTCAATTCGGTCCTGGAGACTGCAGTGGGCCGTCTGAACGAACGATATCAGCCCCAGTTGCGCTTCCGTAAGCGGCGTCTGCTGAATGGGTACCGACGCTTCGACCCCACGCGAGGCATGGAGTATGTGCTGGATTTGGCCCTGGAAGCCTTTACGCAGAAGGGTCACAGTCAGGTCATCGCCAAACGGGTGAGTCTGCTGAAGCCGCTCAGTGCTGTCGAGATCATCCCTATGCCATATGTTACAGAAGCAACGCGAGTACAGGTGATCCTCCCTGTGACGGCACACGATCAAGACTTTGTGGGTAACTTCCTTGACATGTATGTCATGAATGCTCTGGATACCCATGACAATGCTCTGCTCACCTTCTTGTTTGTGTATGACCCCTTCGATGCCCAGCGAGTCAGCCAGACGGACGTCTTTGCCGGTGTCAAAGCCATGATTGGTGAGGTAGAGAAACGTTACAATGATGTAAAGATTCCTTGGATCAGTGTAAAGACTGAAGTTCCCTCACAGGTCAAGCTGATGGACATCATCTCCAAGAAGCACCCAGTCGACACCCTGTTCTTCCTGGCCAGTGTATGGACTGAGGTCAACGCTGACTTCCTCAACCGCTGCCGTATGAACGCTATCAGCAATTGGCAGGTCTTCTTCCCAATCCACTTTCAAGAGTACAGTCCCGCTCTGGTCTATCGTGACCAACAACCTTCTGCCTCTTCATCGTTTGCATCTGAGACGCTGCGCGATGGCCACTTTGACCGCCATGTCTTTGAAGAAGCCTGCTTCTACAATGCAGATTACATGGCTGCACGGACAAAGATGGCGGCTGACATCTTGGACAATGATGAATTGCTTGAGAGCATGGACGTCTACGAGATCTTTGTCCGCTACTCCGGGTTGCATGTGTTTCGGGCTGTCGAGCCAGCGCTAGTTCAGAAATACGTGCACAGGGAATGTAACCCACGGTTCAGCGAGGACATCTATCACCGATGTGTTCTCAGTAATCTCGAGGGGCTGGCCTCTCGATCACACCTAGCAATAGCTTTGTTTGAACAGGAGCAGGCCAACAGCACCTGA